One Paroedura picta isolate Pp20150507F chromosome 3, Ppicta_v3.0, whole genome shotgun sequence genomic window carries:
- the LOC143832067 gene encoding HAUS augmin-like complex subunit 3 yields the protein MFTRRRSRAFLLDTINRGAEFVETLKMIYPIAEDLHEKDFDWLFDCSQAQQFLEWFCNTLGEENVLNPTEVEAYEQLLISGKPVLEDEALAQVLKTCRQSSQLKGVKQQNEVFPLEIMEQEMRMLKIHHARQIKRHSKLQIRAASLKQELCHLAEKKEKASKELKKAHLELQLANFQSNDILMQTGNAAKELAQWYGKPAHEPLIASLAKSDLGHYLEVEETFTKALLEFIPQFLPDVTNEIEADKSMLAENGQKGYQDKQRKETVVGLVQKALQENKSVPHEMATGVLKGHIIYQGKMTSQDKSRIDLKALLEEKDHLKMEDFQKEALVVQHKHQREMKWAVPDPKDNHLGNHQKELGRMELAYMCSQRMLVVASAEIKGIWACLQWANKTLKANKEKKVEEELHKLHLHIAACQEQLCILQSEVDRIQTQHFVPLLHGSACLLRLPVLRGELLLEAIRLRHIESIQEEAIGQMMGQLTQLELLRFLLMVEKKDLHWTGTNLEEMVTTMNKSQAKLQERQSFFEDSQFSIKQCPRTLIDPSDLTALRLWEMLDKHGQEKQLFHAYETLAGRGSRLCQELRMLHVQLATPLSQLPKLESDNEVLHCMIYGDSNQLMLHAQDIAEPLEKLSTTQAKLFQMLMETLSDLEDKRKSLQNHFQQTERRLYVLFFNNPDQLKEMAEHLEKQALVF from the exons ATGTTTACCCGGAGACGCTCGAGGGCTTTCCTACTGGATACCATTAACAGAGGAGCAGAATTTGTGGAGACTCTAAAAATGATCTACCCCATAGCAGAGGATCTCCATGAGAAAGATTTTGACTGGCTATTTGACTGCTCTCAAGCACAGCAGTTTCTAGAGTGGTTCTGCAACACCCTGGGGGAAGAGAATGTGTTGAACCCTACAGAAGTGGAGGCCTACGAGCAACTGTTAATTTCTGGGAAGCCTGTTCTAGAAGATGAAGCATTGGCCCAAGTGCTGAAGACTTGCCGCCAGTCTTCTCAGCTGAAGGGTGttaagcagcagaatgaagtctTCCCCCTTGAGATCATGGAGCAAGAGATGAGGATGTTAAAGATCCATCATGCCCGTCAGATAAAGCGGCACAGCAAGCTTCAGATTCGTGCAGCAAGCTTGAAGCAAGAGCTGTGCCATTtggcagaaaagaaagagaaagcaagcaaAGAACTGAAGAAGGCACACTTGGAGCTGCAGCTAGCAAATTTCCAAAGCAATGACATTCTCATGCAGACTGGCAATGCAGCAAAAGAACTGGCGCAATGGTATGGGAAACCTGCACATGAGCCCCTGATAGCATCACTGGCAAAGTCAGATCTAGGACATTACCTGGAGGTAGAAGAAACATTCACTAAAGCTTTATTGGAGTTTATCCCACAGTTCTTGCCAGATGTGACCAATGAGATTGAAGCTGATAAAAGCATGCTGGCAGAGAATGGGCAGAAAGGCTACCAGGACAAGCAGAGAAAAGAAACAGTAGTAGGGCTAGTACAGAAAGCACTGCAAGAAAACAAAAGTGTACCTCATGAAATGGCCACTGGAGTACTGAAGGGCCACATTATCTACCAGGGGAAGATGACCAGTCAGGATAAGTCAAGAATTGATCTGAAAGCTCTGCTAGAAGAAAAGGACCATCTCAAAATGGAGgacttccaaaaggaggcactgGTGGTTCAGCATAAACACCAAAGAGAGATGAAATGGGCAGTACCTGACCCAAAAGACAACCACCTAGGcaaccaccagaaagaactggGCCGCATGGAGTTAGCTTACATGTGCAGCCAGAGAATGCTAGTTGTTGCCTCTGCAGAAATTAAAGGAATCTGGGCTTGTTTGCAATGGGCAAATAAGACTCTGAAGGCCAATAAAGAAAAAAAG GTAGAGGAAGAACTGCACAAACTTCATCTTCACATAGCTGCCTGCCAGGAACAGCTGTGCATCCTCCAAAGTGAGGTAGACCGAATACAAACCCAGCACTTTGTACCTTTGCTCCATGGCAGCGCCTGCCTCCTTCGCTTGCCTGTTCTACGTGGGGAACTTCTCCTGGAAGCCATCAGACTTCGACATATTGAATCAATTCAGGAGGAAGCTATAGGCCAGATGATGGGGCAATTAACTCAACTGGAGCTGCTGAGGTTTTTGTTGATGGTGGAAAAGAAGGATCTGCACTGGACAGGGACAAATCTAGAGGAGATGGTGACTACCATGAATAAATCCCAGGCTAAATTGCAGGAAAGGCAATCGTTCTTTGAGGATTCACAGTTCTCCATTAAGCAGTGTCCACGAACTCTGATAGACCCTAGTGACCTCACTGCCTTACG GCTATGGGAGATGCTGGACAAGCATGGTCAAGAGAAGCAACTCTTCCATGCTTATGAAACTTTGGCAGGACGGGGCTCGCGACTGTGCCAGGAACTGAGGATGCTCCATgtacagctggccacacctctctcTCAGCTACCCAAATTAGAGTCTGATAATGAAGTCCTGCATTGCATGATATATGGCGATTCCAATCAGCTAATGCTCCATGCTCAG GATATAGCAGAACCTCTGGAGAAACTAAGCACCACACAAGCCAAACTCTTCCAAATGCTCATGGAGACTCTCAGTGATCTAGAGGACAAACGTAAATCCCTACAGAACCACTTTCAGCAGACTGAGCGCAGGCTCTATGTGCTCTTCTTCAACAACCCTGACCAGTTGAAGGAGATGGCAGAACATCTTGAGAAGCAGGCCCTGGTCTTCTGA